From the Wolbachia endosymbiont of Encarsia formosa genome, the window ATCAGATTTGCTGGTGAAAAACCATTAGTACTCTTTACAATAGTTTCAATATTTAGAGGGCTTAATTCTTTGAGATATTCTTTTAGTATTCCCCTACGTGTACTTTCTTTATCCAGCCCAGGAACCTCAATACACTCCAAACGACCACCCCTAGTAAACGCAGGATCTAAATGATCCTTATGATTAGTTGCAGCAATCACCATTATATTTTTTGAGGATAAAAACTCTTTATCCAATTTAGTTAGTAAATAAGTTAAAGGCCCTGCATCCTCATTAACAGTTCGCTTTTTACCAACTCCGTCAATCTCATCTATAAAAATCATATAAGGACTGTTTGTCTCTGCTTTCTCAAAAACTTGATCTATATTCCTTTGACTAGAAAAGCAAGACAAAGAAACAGACATAAACGCAAACAGAGATTTAGTTTGATTTGCAATTGCCTTACTAATACTAGTCTTACCAGTTCCTGGTGGACCGTACAAGAGATATCCTACGCTTTTTGACTCACAAATTCCTCTCAACTTTTCTTTTATGTCATTTGGTAATATAATATCACTAAATGTTGTATTTCACCCTCTTTCTTCATCTTTTGCGTAAAATTCTATATTCAGCTTTGCTTCTACTTCATTTTTTGTTGCAGGACTATTAATTAACCTTGCAGAAAGATCACTAACCTCTTTTTTTAACCCATTCACTTCATCTTTCGTTACAAAATTCTCTGAAATTCTATGAACTTTTTCTTCTATACCACTAAACCCGTATTTATTTTCTTTATCCTTTCCATCTTCTAATTCTTCTTTAATTGGAGTTAGCTTATTTTCTTCTTTCCTTAACCCTTTATTCGGCTCTTCGACTTCAGCTTTCGAGTTTTCTTGAGATTTTTTACTTTGTTTAATCATTTTATATGAAAACACAATTACTACTGCAGAAAGCGCAAATAAAATAAAAATAACAGGGGGAGCTATACTTAAAGCTGCAACTGAAGATAAAAATGCAACGTAAGGAGCTACAGCAAAAACTCCAGATGTAAGAAGTGTAAGGGAAGCAATAGCACCAGCTATAAAAAAAGTTATATTAGCTCTATTAGACATATTTTAGCTTATAAACAGTTAATTTATAAATAATACATTTAAAGAGTACAAGCTTTTCATAGTAAAGCAAGACTAACTAAAGAGATAACTCAAGGTGTCCTTAATCAATCTATGATCGAGGTATTATGCAGTATTAAGATATAAGTCAGTGTTCTTTTTCTTTCATTCCAGGGTACTGGAATGAAAGATGTTATGATAAGAAATTCAATAACTTAAAGTAGGTAATTAAAGCCTCTAATTAAGATCTAAATCTATAGTTATTATAAGCAACACTAAAGAAGTGCGGAAGTAAAAAGTTACGAAAGAGCATTATGTA encodes:
- a CDS encoding AAA family ATPase, whose amino-acid sequence is MYGPPGTGKTSISKAIANQTKSLFAFMSVSLSCFSSQRNIDQVFEKAETNSPYMIFIDEIDGVGKKRTVNEDAGPLTYLLTKLDKEFLSSKNIMVIAATNHKDHLDPAFTRGGRLECIEVPGLDKESTRRGILKEYLKELSPLNIETIVKSTNGFSPANLIGLSKYIREEKSKGKSTPIFTLCERFKKEHNIEDKKNEKHSNGKTKNKDTRLSSGNLSRSSSVSSSLSDVSSRVSKRQIEE